In one Tripterygium wilfordii isolate XIE 37 chromosome 22, ASM1340144v1, whole genome shotgun sequence genomic region, the following are encoded:
- the LOC119991973 gene encoding U-box domain-containing protein 19, which yields MIHNSIGSGRRILTFPAVHPCEATSSTTLLNSLIDLSENICSFLSKFFPSNSRNARETIRQIRNLSLVLVELRDVGSDLPGSIILCLSELHLIFQKARYLLEDCTREGARLWMLMKSDRVASEFRGLVRAIATALDVLQLESVAGVSSEVKELVQLEIKQARKGRFEVDPDDKRFMGDVLWILHQLEDSIIPDKDTLKQVLDYLGIRRWSECNKEIKFLDAEIAIECSNVEKRGKVSLLSGLTGLLSYSRCVLFDSVDSPKLNEKGKAQMLNGLDPDDFRCPITLEYMKDPVTIETGHTYDRSSILKWFRAGNRTCPKTGERLTTTELVPNLVLKELIQQYGAENGIPMAESAHKNRDIKRTVVAGSLAAEGAFRLASNFLASRLVDGDDIERIKSAYEVRLLAKASIFNMSCLTEAGVIPPLLKLLLSSDALAQENAIAALLNLSKHTETKAIIVDNGGLDLIVEVLKKGPKVESRQHAAATLFYIASIEEYRKVIGEIPDAIPALVELIKEGNDRCKRNAIVALFGLLMHSDNHWRVLAAGAVPLLLNLLTSAGREDLITDSLAVLATLAEKLDGAIAIVHFQPLPIIGVLDSSSSRTGKEYCVSLLLALCLKGGPSVVATLVKSPTLMGSLYSILSEGTSRASKKASALINILHEFCEKTSSSSMRPPLPREQFIHAW from the coding sequence ATGATCCACAATTCTATCGGGTCGGGTCGCCGGATTCTGACGTTTCCGGCGGTTCATCCCTGCGAAGCTACGTCCTCAACCacactactcaactctctaatCGATCTTTCAGAGAATATCTGCAGTTTCCTATCGAAATTCTTCCCAAGCAACAGCCGAAACGCGCGCGAAACGATTCGGCAAATCCGGAACCTTTCGCTTGTCCTGGTGGAGTTAAGAGATGTCGGTTCGGATCTTCCAGGTTCGATTATCCTCTGTCTCTCCGAGCTGCATTTGATATTCCAGAAGGCTCGCTACCTACTAGAAGACTGTACCCGAGAAGGTGCCCGGCTATGGATGCTAATGAAATCGGATCGCGTCGCAAGTGAGTTCCGGGGGCTGGTTCGGGCAATCGCTACGGCTCTCGATGTTTTGCAACTTGAGTCTGTTGCTGGCGTTTCGAGTGAAGTGAAGGAGTTGGTTCAGCTTGAAATAAAACAAGCGCGAAAGGGACGATTTGAAGTTGACCCGGATGATAAACGGTTCATGGGTGATGTCTTGTGGATACTGCACCAGCTTGAGGATTCGATCATCCCAGATAAAGATACCCTAAAACAGGTTCTAGATTATCTGGGTATTAGAAGATGGAGTGAATGCAATAAAGAGATCAAGTTCTTGGATGCAGAGATCGCAATTGAGTGCTCAAACGTGGAAAAGAGAGGAAAAGTCTCTCTCTTGAGTGGTTTAACGGGTTTACTGAGCTATAGCAGGTGCGTATTGTTCGATTCTGTTGATTCTCCAAAATTGAATGAGAAAGGCAAGGCTCAGATGCTTAATGGCCTCGACCCAGATGATTTTCGCTGCCCAATTACGCTGGAGTACATGAAAGATCCAGTGACAATTGAGACTGGACATACTTATGATCGTAGTTCAATATTGAAGTGGTTCAGGGCCGGAAACCGAACCTGTCCCAAGACAGGTGAGAGACTCACCACCACAGAATTAGTCCCCAATTTGGTGCTCAAGGAGCTAATCCAGCAATATGGTGCCGAGAATGGCATACCAATGGCAGAATCAGCTCATAAGAATCGTGACATTAAAAGAACGGTTGTTGCAGGAAGTTTGGCAGCAGAGGGAGCTTTCAGATTGGCTTCTAATTTTCTTGCTAGTAGATTGGTGGATGGTGATGATATAGAGAGAATTAAGTCTGCTTATGAGGTGCGGCTTCTTGCGAAAGCAAGCATTTTTAATATGTCTTGTTTGACAGAAGCCGGAGTGATTCCACCTCTATTGAAACTGTTGTTGTCATCTGATGCATTGGCGCAAGAGAATGCTATCGCTGCATTGTTGAATCTTTCTAAGCATACGGAGACCAAAGCCATTATTGTAGATAATGGGGGATTGGATTTGATTGTGGAGGTTCTGAAAAAGGGACCAAAGGTGGAGTCTAGGCAGCATGCAGCTGCTACATTATTTTACATTGCTTCCATTGAAGAGTATCGAAAAGTGATTGGGGAGATTCCGGATGCTATACCAGCTTTGGTGGAGCTCATTAAGGAAGGGAATGACCGCTGCAAAAGGAATGCAATTGTTGCATTATTTGGGCTCCTAATGCACTCTGACAACCATTGGAGGGTGCTTGCAGCTGGAGCAGTCCCTTTGCTTCTCAATCTATTAACATCTGCTGGTAGAGAAGATCTTATTACTGATTCCCTTGCAGTTTTAGCAACCTTAGCCGAAAAACTTGACGGGGCAATTGCAATTGTGCACTTCCAACCGTTGCCCATTATTGGGGTTTTGGATTCCTCATCTTCAAGAACTGGAAAGGAGTACTGTGTGTCATTATTACTGGCTCTCTGCCTTAAAGGTGGACCGAGCGTGGTTGCTACGCTTGTGAAGAGCCCTACTCTAATGGGATCTTTGTATTCCATACTGAGTGAAGGCACTTCTCGAGCAAGCAAGAAGGCCAGTGCACTCATCAACATCCTCCATGAATTCTGTGAAAAGACCTCCTCAAGCTCGATGAGACCACCTCTTCCAAGAGAACAATTTATTCACGCATGGTAA
- the LOC119991365 gene encoding probable LRR receptor-like serine/threonine-protein kinase RKF3, which produces MKKYDKLPSSSVFLFVSFTTLRFVCSQTLPNCILNIQWSSSSSMDSSKCGAGNWGGFNNYSCCGEAFDAYLYALAQRANQTRRIYLNSKQQQNCIASMKAMDKDIDICGIEKLTGGAGGCSSYTTTDVFTNLGDRLRDLGDDCGLLGSNGTCTACLKRWEEIGGGSSDNNEANLCRFAVLITLTSNRLEDEKWIHEVYNCLSMQNLTSAAVLNDTTGNETENASSGKSNRKSGKLLLIIGLVGIGVVVVIAFAAWVWFRRKKKLHFPTIRDTSYNSLSGETNILKISVKEIYTATGNLSASNYIGQGIAGKVYKGVLSSGQHVAVKHIINDGHIETFVREIASLSQVRHPNLVALLGYCEKEDECFLVYELCHNGDLSEWLYGKDRTLSWIKRLEIAIDSARGLWFLHTYPQGRIIHRDIKPTNILISADFQAKLSDFGLSKVMDVGQSYVSSEVRGTWGYVDPEYRMNRHVNALGDVYSFGIVLLQLLSGQKVINLNTSKPMTLNKMAKFLTRGGNITDFADPKLNGEYSKEAFDLVVKLALLCTGIKKDRPSMEQVVLRLEKALNISTQQNSYID; this is translated from the exons ATGAAGAAGTATGATAAACTTCCTTCTTCCAGTGTATTTCTCTTTGTTTCCTTCACCACTCTTcgttttgtatgttcacaaacATTGCCTAATTGCATCCTCAACATTCAATGGTCTTCGTCGTCGTCGATGGATAGCTCAAAGTGTGGAGCAGGAAATTGGGGTGGTTTCAACAACTACAGCTGCTGTGGAGAAGCTTTTGATGCATACCTGTACGCGTTGGCGCAGCGAGCCAATCAAACGAGAAGAATATACTTAAATTCCAAACAGCAGCAGAACTGCATAGCTTCAATGAAAGCCATGGACAAAGATATTGATATCTGTGGAATTGAGAAGCTCACAGGTGGAGCTGGTGGTTGCTCTAGCTATACCACTACAGATGTTTTTACTAATTTGGGAGACAGATTGAGAGATCTTGGAGACGACTGTGGACTATTAGGCTCAAATGGCACTTGCACTGCTTGTTTGAAAAGGTGGGAGGAGATCGGTGGCGGATCATCTGATAACAATGAAGCCAATCTTTGTAGATTTGCAGTTTTGATTACATTAACAAGCAATCGACTCGAGGATGAGAAATGGATCCATGAAGTTTATAACTGCCTCAGTATGCAAAACCTTACTTCAGCAGCTGTACTTAATGACACAACTG GAAATGAAACAGAAAATGCATCCAGCGGTAAAAGCAACCGAAAATCAG GAAAATTGTTGCTAATAATTGGTTTGGTGGGGATTGGAGTTGTGGTGGTCATTGCATTTGCAGCATGGGTCTGGtttagaaggaaaaagaaactaCATTTTCCCACAATAAGAGACA CATCATATAATTCACTCTCTGGAGAGACCAACATTCTGAAGATCTCAGTCAAGGAAATTTACACAGCTACAGGCAATCTCAGTGCATCAAACTATATTGGCCAAGGCATAGCTG GAAAGGTGTATAAAGGAGTACTATCAAGTGGTCAGCATGTCGCGGTTAAGCACATAATCAACGATGGACATATCGAGACATTTGTCAGGGAAATTGCGAGCCTGTCTCAGGTCAGGCATCCGAATCTTGTTGCTTTACTTGGCTATTGTGAGAAAGAAGATGAATGTTTCCTTGTCTATGAGCTTTGCCACAATGGGGACCTCTCAGAATGGTTATATG GCAAAGATAGGACCCTTTCATGGATCAAAAGACTTGAGATTGCGATTGACAGTGCTAGAGGTCTCTGGTTTCTCCACACATATCCACAAGGCCGCATAATTCATCGAGATATCAAG CCCACAAACATTCTAATCAGTGCCGATTTTCAAGCGAAACTCTCAGACTTCGGGCTGTCCAAGGTCATGGACGTTGGTCAGTCTTATGTGAGCTCAGAAGTGAGAGGGACATGGGGTTATGTCGATCCTGAATATCGAATGAACCGCCATGTAAATGCCTTGGGAGACGTTTACAGCTTCGGAATAGTATTACTACAACTTCTCTCAGGGCAGAAGGTGATCAATTTGAATACAAGCAAACCAATGACCCTGAATAAAATG GCAAAATTCCTCACAAGAGGCGGCAACATCACAGATTTTGCCGATCCTAAGCTGAACGGGGAGTACTCGAAGGAGGCCTTCGACCTTGTAGTCAAGCTAGCCTTATTGTGCACAGGAATTAAGAAGGATAGGCCATCAATGGAGCAAGTAGTTCTTAGACTAGAAAAGGCACTCAACATTTCGACACAGCAGAATTCATACATAGATTAA
- the LOC119991811 gene encoding U4/U6 small nuclear ribonucleoprotein Prp31 homolog: protein MATLADSFLADLDELSDNEADLTEENNADLENMEEDEDGDMADLEALNYDDLDSVSKLQKTQRFIDIMQKVEDALQKGSDISNHGLVLEDDPEYQLIVDCNALSVDIENEIVIIHNFIRDKYRLKFPELESLVHHPIDYARVVKKIGNEMDLTLVDLEGLLPSAIIMVVSVTASTTSGKPLPEEVLQKTVDACDRALALDSAKKKVLDFVEGRMGYIAPNISTIVGSAVAAKLMGTAGGLLSLAKMPACNVQLLGAKRKNLAGFSTATSQFRVGYIEQTEIFQSTPPSLRMRACRLLASKSTLAARVDSIRGDPSGNTGRNLREEIKKKIEKWQEPPPAKQPKPLPVPDSEPKKKRGGRRLRKMKERYAITDMRKLANRMQFGVPEESSLGDGLGEGYGMLGQAGSGKLRVSVAQSKLAAKVAKKFKEKSYGSSGATSGLTSSLAFTPVQGIELTNPQAHAHQLGSGIQSTYFSETGTFSKIRRT, encoded by the exons ATGGCAACTCTCGCAGATTCTTTTCTTGCGGACCTTGACGAATTATCAGATAACGAAGCTGATCTTACTGAGGAAAATAATGCTGATCTTGAAAACATGGAGGAAGATGAGGACGGGGACATGGCAGATCTAGAAGCTCTGAATTATGATGATCTGGACAGCGTctcgaaattgcagaaaacacAGAGATTTATTGATATAATGCAG aAAGTAGAAGATGCACTTCAGAAGGGTTCTGATATCTCTAATCATGGACTGGTTTTGGAGGATGACCCAGAATACCAGCTGATTGTGGACTGTAATGCATTGTCAGTTGACATTGAGAATGAAATTGTTATTATTCACAATTTTATCCGCGACAAGTACCGTTTAAAGTTTCCAGAGTTGGAATCATTGGTGCATCACCCAATTGATTATGCTCGTGTCGTGAAAAAGATTGGCAATGAGATGGATCTAACCCTTGTTGATCTGGAAGGGCTTTTACCATCAGCTATCATTATGGTGGTCTCAGTTACAGCGTCAACCACGAGTGGCAAACCACTTCCAGAGGAAGTCCTGCAGAAGACAGTTGATGCATGTGATCGAGCTCTTGCTCTTGATTCAGCAAAGAAAAAAGTCCTTGATTTTGTGGAAGGTAGGATGGGATACATAGCTCCTAATATTTCGACCATTGTTGGAAGTGCTGTTGCAGCAAAGCTGATGGGAACTGCTGGTGGATTATTATCATTAGCTAAGATGCCTGCTTGTAATGTTCAGCTTCTTGGTGCGAAGAGAAAGAACCTTGCAGGGTTTTCTACTGCAACATCGCAGTTTCGTGTAGGTTATATTGAGCAAACTGAGATCTTTCAAAGTACACCACCTTCTTTGAGGATGCGTGCTTGTCGGTTGTTGGCTTCAAAATCAACACTTGCAGCACGAGTAGATTCTATCAGAGGAGATCCATCAGGGAACACCGGAAGAAACTTGCGGGAAGAGATCAAAAAGAAGATCGAAAAGTGGCAAGAGCCTCCACCTGCTAAACAACCTAAGCCTCTTCCAGTCCCAGACTCAGagccaaagaaaaagagaggtggTCGTCGACTTAGGAAGATGAAGGAAAG ATATGCCATAACGGACATGAGGAAGCTTGCCAACAGGATGCAATTTGGTGTACCTGAGGAGAGTTCTCTAG GTGATGGACTGGGGGAAGGCTATGGGATGCTTGGTCAGGCTGGGAGTGGCAAGCTGCGTGTGTCAGTTGCTCAGAGCAAACTTGCTGCAAAAGTTGCTAAGAA ATTTAAGGAAAAGAGTTATGGAAGCAGTGGTGCTACCTCTGGACTGACATCAAGTCTGGCATTTACCCCTGTGCAG GGAATTGAGCTCACAAACCCACAGGCTCATGCACATCAGCTTGGCAGTGGAATTCAAAGTACCTACTTCTCTGAAACAGGAACGTTTTCGAAAATTAGGAGGACTTGA
- the LOC119992136 gene encoding protein NRT1/ PTR FAMILY 2.13-like, producing the protein MEVGEQRMKKSSLWLHFPTKCSHHNESEQTDPSKDSSPPKKPGGWKAMPFILGNETLERLASYGMIANFMVYLLTIFHMNQAPAANLINIWIGVSNFTPLLGAFISDAFIGKFKTIAFASFASILGLTTLTLTAWLPQLHPPACNSVQLPLGHHCKGPNNLQFGILILGLGFLSIGTGGIRPCSIPFGVDQFDPTTEGGKKGIASFFNWYYISATVVSLITLTIVIYIQDNVSWVLGFGLPTILMACSIVLFFVGTRIYVHRPPEGSLFSGIAGVVVSAYRKRRVLLPEDGEIDVSFYDPPLKKAILLKLPLTNQYRFLNKAAIIEKNDLKPDNGGANPWRLSSIQQVEELKCLLNIIPIWSAGIISFISMAQQSTFTISQALIMDRHLGPHFEISAGSMVIITMITVGVCVLFYDRIAVPFLRKLTKKESGITVLQRIGIGMIFSLLSMVVAGIVERARRSHANSHPHSPMSVFWLSPQLILLGLCEAFNVIGQIEFYNTEFPEHMMSIGNALFSCSYAGASYLSSLIITVVHHTTGIRSHPNWLTNDLNAGRLDYFYFLIAGLCVVNFIYYLVCARKYRYKTFVPVGDEHYHDVELSTVKA; encoded by the exons ATGGAAGTTGGGGAACAAAGGATGAAGAAAAGCTCATTGTGGTTACATTTTCCCACGAAATGCTCTCATCACAATGAGTCAGAACAAACAGACCCATCAAAAGATTCATCACCTCCCAAAAAGCCTGGAGGATGGAAAGCCATGCCTTTCATCTTGG GAAATGAGACGCTCGAGAGGTTGGCGTCTTATGGGATGATAGCAAACTTCATGGTGTATTTGTTAACAATTTTTCACATGAATCAAGCACCAGCAGCTAACCTAATCAACATTTGGATTGGTGTCAGTAATTTCACTCCTTTGCTTGGTGCTTTCATTTCCGATGCCTTCATTGGAAAGTTCAAGACCATTGCTTTTGCATCCTTCGCATCTAttctg GGACTAACAACATTGACGTTAACGGCATGGCTACCACAATTGCATCCTCCAGCATGCAACTCAGTACAACTACCACTTGGTCACCATTGCAAAGGCCCCAACAATCTTCAATTTGGTATCTTGATCCTCGGACTCGGCTTCCTATCCATCGGAACGGGAGGAATAAGGCCGTGTAGCATCCCATTTGGTGTCGATCAATTCGATCCAACGACGGAAGGAGGCAAGAAAGGGATTGCCAGCTTTTTTAACTGGTACTACATCTCAGCTACTGTGGTGTCCTTGATTACTTTAACTATTGTGATTTATATCCAGGACAACGTTAGCTGGGTCTTGGGTTTTGGTTTACCCACCATTCTCATGGCCTGCTCTATTGTTCTGTTCTTCGTCGGGACGAGAATATACGTCCATCGACCGCCCGAAGGCAGTCTCTTTTCGGGTATTGCCGGAGTGGTGGTTTCTGCTTATCGAAAGCGTCGGGTTTTACTTCCTGAGGATGGAGAGATTGATGTTAGTTTCTATGATCCTCCATTGAAGAAAGCTATTTTATTAAAGCTCCCGCTTACCAACCAGTACAG GTTCTTAAACAAGGCTGccataatagagaaaaatgaCCTGAAACCTGACAATGGTGGTGCAAATCCATGGAGGCTAAGCAGCATTCAACAAGTGGAAGAGCTGAAATGCCTCCTAAACATAATACCCATATGGTCTGCGGGTATTATTAGCTTCATTTCCATGGCACAACAAAGCACATTCACCATATCACAAGCTCTGATAATGGATAGACACCTCGGACCCCACTTCGAAATCTCCGCAGGATCCATGGTCATCATAACAATGATCACAGTCGGGGTTTGCGTCTTATTCTACGACAGAATCGCAGTTCCATTTCTTCGAAAACTCACCAAAAAGGAAAGCGGAATCACAGTTCTCCAGAGGATCGGAATTGGGATGATATTCTCACTTCTGTCAATGGTGGTTGCCGGAATTGTTGAGAGGGCGAGAAGATCACATGCCAATTCCCACCCTCACTCGCCAATGTCAGTCTTCTGGTTATCTCCACAACTCATTCTTCTAGGCTTATGCGAGGCATTCAATGTTATTGGACAAATTGAATTCTACAACACGGAGTTCCCTGAGCATATGATGAGCATTGGCAATGCTCTTTTCAGCTGCTCCTATGCCGGTGCTAGCTACCTCAGCAGCTTAATCATCACCGTCGTGCATCATACGACCGGAATTCGTAGCCACCCCAATTGGTTAACAAATGATCTCAATGCAGGCAGATTGGACTATTTCTACTTCCTCATAGCCGGGTTGTGTGTTGTGAATTTCATATATTATCTGGTCTGTGCCCGGAAGTATCGGTACAAAACCTTTGTACCAGTGGGAGATGAACATTACCATGATGTTGAGCTGAGCACAGTCAAAGCCTGA
- the LOC119991622 gene encoding serine/arginine-rich splicing factor RSZ21-like isoform X2 — protein MSRVYVGNVDPRATERELEDEFRMFGVLRSVWVARRPPGYAFVEFDDRRDALDAIRALDGKNGWRVELSHNSKGGGGRGGGRGRGGGEDSKCYECGEPGHFARECRSRVGSRGLGSGRRRSPSPRRRQSPSYGNGRSPRGKRSPRRRSFSPRRGRSSSRSPPYRHARRDSPYANA, from the exons ATGTCTCGGGTTTATGTCGGGAACGTGGATCCAAGAGCGACTGAGAGAGAGCTTGAAGATGAGTTTAGGATGTTTGGTGTTCTTCGCAG TGTTTGGGTTGCTCGAAGGCCTCCCGGGTATGCATTTGTTGAGTTTGATGATCGCAGGGATGCCTTAGATGCCATTCGTGCATTGGATG GGAAGAATGGGTGGCGTGTGGAGCTTTCTCATAATTCAAAGGGTGGTGGAGGCCGTGGTGGTGGGCGTGGTCGTGGAGGCGGCGAGGATTCTAAGTGTTACGAGTGTGGTGAACCGGGCCATTTTGCTCGGGAGTGTCGTTCGCGCGTTGGTTCACGTGGCTTGGGAAGTGGTCGGCGCCGAAGCCCCAGCCCTCGACGTCGTCAGAGTCCTAGTTATGGGAATGGGCGTAG CCCTCGTGGGAAAAGATCTCCAAGGCGTCGCAGCTTCTCTCCTCGTCGTGGTCGCAGCTCCAGCAGGTCCCCTCCATATCGCCATGCTCGCCGTGATTCCCCTTATGCTAACGCCTAA
- the LOC119991622 gene encoding serine/arginine-rich splicing factor RSZ21-like isoform X1 → MSRVYVGNVDPRATERELEDEFRMFGVLRSVWVARRPPGYAFVEFDDRRDALDAIRALDGKNGWRVELSHNSKGGGGRGGGRGRGGGEDSKCYECGEPGHFARECRSRVGSRGLGSGRRRSPSPRRRQSPSYGNGRRSYSPRGKRSPRRRSFSPRRGRSSSRSPPYRHARRDSPYANA, encoded by the exons ATGTCTCGGGTTTATGTCGGGAACGTGGATCCAAGAGCGACTGAGAGAGAGCTTGAAGATGAGTTTAGGATGTTTGGTGTTCTTCGCAG TGTTTGGGTTGCTCGAAGGCCTCCCGGGTATGCATTTGTTGAGTTTGATGATCGCAGGGATGCCTTAGATGCCATTCGTGCATTGGATG GGAAGAATGGGTGGCGTGTGGAGCTTTCTCATAATTCAAAGGGTGGTGGAGGCCGTGGTGGTGGGCGTGGTCGTGGAGGCGGCGAGGATTCTAAGTGTTACGAGTGTGGTGAACCGGGCCATTTTGCTCGGGAGTGTCGTTCGCGCGTTGGTTCACGTGGCTTGGGAAGTGGTCGGCGCCGAAGCCCCAGCCCTCGACGTCGTCAGAGTCCTAGTTATGGGAATGGGCGTAG GAGTTACAGCCCTCGTGGGAAAAGATCTCCAAGGCGTCGCAGCTTCTCTCCTCGTCGTGGTCGCAGCTCCAGCAGGTCCCCTCCATATCGCCATGCTCGCCGTGATTCCCCTTATGCTAACGCCTAA